From the Acidobacteriota bacterium genome, the window TAGTTTCTTTTCTTGAACGCTATAGTTTGGAAACGGAGTGAAAGTCACCGGTACGGTACCGCGCGTGTAAGCGAGCGGCGCGTCAGTTCAAGCCAAGTGGCACAACGATGCAGCCTCCGCTTGCTCACGCGCGCGGTACCGCCCCAGTTGCAACGATGCAGCCTCCGCTTGCTCACGCGCGCGGTACTGCCCCAGTTGCAAGGAGCGAAATCAATGGCCCGGAATTTTGCCGAGATTGCTTTCACTGAAAGCGTCAAAGCGCAGCAGGAAAAATACGGTTCGCGGCACTCGTATGCGCGGCTGGAAGCGCAAGCACGCGGCACTGAAATCGGCGCGCACGAAGCCGAGTTCATCGCTGAGCGCGACGGCTTTTATCTTTCGACCGTAGGCGAAAGCGGCTTCCCCTATGTCCAGTTTCGCGGCGGGCCGCAAGGTTTCTTGAAAGTGCTGGACGCGCGGACGCTGGCTTACGCCGACTTTCGCGGCAACCGGCAATACATCAGCGCCGGCAACCTGACGCGCAACGACAAAGCCGCGCTGATCCTGATGGATTACGCCAATCGTCAGCGGCTGAAAATTTATGCCCGCATCGAAGTCGTCGAAGCCAAAGACGCGCCTACCTTGATCACGCAACTGCAAGACCCGAGTTACGAGGCGCAGGTCGAACGCGCCATGCTTTTGCACGTCGAAGCCTTTGACTGGAACTGTCCGCAACACATCACGCCGCGTTACACCAGCGAAGAGATCCGCGCACTGAACGCGCCGCTTTACGAACACGTCGCCCAACTCGAAGCCGAAATCGCCCGGCTCAAAACCAAGTAAGGAGCAGTTATGCCCGCACCCATCATCAAACCGCCCTTCACCCTCGAAAGCGCCCGCGCTAAAGTGCAAGCCGCCGAAGACGCCTGGAATTCGCGCGACCCTGAACGCGTCGCGCTGGCTTACACACCCGATTCCGAATGGCGCAATCGCACGGAGTTTTTCAGCGGACGCGCGGCCATCCGGGAATTCCTGCGCCGC encodes:
- a CDS encoding pyridoxamine 5'-phosphate oxidase family protein; the encoded protein is MARNFAEIAFTESVKAQQEKYGSRHSYARLEAQARGTEIGAHEAEFIAERDGFYLSTVGESGFPYVQFRGGPQGFLKVLDARTLAYADFRGNRQYISAGNLTRNDKAALILMDYANRQRLKIYARIEVVEAKDAPTLITQLQDPSYEAQVERAMLLHVEAFDWNCPQHITPRYTSEEIRALNAPLYEHVAQLEAEIARLKTK